In Salvelinus alpinus chromosome 22, SLU_Salpinus.1, whole genome shotgun sequence, one genomic interval encodes:
- the LOC139549695 gene encoding dentin sialophosphoprotein-like, with protein sequence MNGQKSKEEHPTENSKEEHPTENSQEEDPTENSKEEDPTENSQEEHPTENSQEEDPTENSKEEHPTQNSKEEHPTEDSKEEDPTENSQEEDPTENSKEEDPTENSKEEHPTENSKEEHPTENSQEEDPTENSKEEDPTENSQEEHPTENSQEEDPTENSKEEHPTQNSKEEHPTEDSKEEDPTENSQEEDTTENSQEEHPTENSQEEDPTENSKEEHPTENSKEEHPTQNCKEERPTENSKEEHPTENSKEEHPTENSKEEHPTENSKEEHPTEDSKEEHPTEDSKEEDPTENSKEEHPTEDSKEEHPTENSQEEDPTENSKEEHPTENSKEDKEEHPTENSKEEHPTQNSQEEDPTQNSKEEHPTENSKEEHPTENSKEEHPTQNSQEEHPTENSKEEHPTENSKEEHPTQNSQEEDPTQNSKEEHPTENSKEEHPTENSKEDKEEHPTQNSKEEHPTQNSKEEDPTQNSKEEHPTQNSKEEHPTQNSQEEHPTQNSKEEHPTQNSQEEHPTQYSQEEHPTQNSQGEHPTQYSQEEDPTQNSQEEHPTQYSQEEHPTENSKEEHPTQNSQEERPTENSKEEHPTENSKEEDPTENSKEEHPTENSKEEHPTENSKEEHPTQNSQEERPTQNSKEEHPTENSKEEDPTENSKEEHPTENSKEEHPTENSKEEHPTQNSQEEHPTENSKEEDPTENSKEEHPTENSKEDQEEHPTENSKEEHPTENSQEEHPTENSKEEHPTENSQEEHPTENSKEEHPTQNSQEEHPTQNSQEEHPTQNSKEEHPTQNSQEEDPTENSQEEDPTQNSKEEHPTQNSKEEHPTQNCQTEEVYRPVK encoded by the exons ATGAACGGGCAAAAGAG taaggaggagcaccctactgagaacagtaaggaggagcaccctactgagaacagtcaGGAGGaggaccctactgagaacagtaaggaggaggaccctactgagaacagtcaggaggagcaccctactgagaacagtcaGGAGGaggaccctactgagaacagtaaggaggagcaccctactcagaacagtaaggaggagcaccctactgaggACAGTAAGGAGGaggaccctactgagaacagtcaGGAGGaggaccctactgagaacagtaaggaggaggaccctactgagaacagtaaggaggagcaccctactgagaacagtaaggaggagcaccctactgagaacagtcaGGAGGaggaccctactgagaacagtaaggaggaggaccctactgagaacagtcaggaggagcaccctactgagaacagtcaGGAGGaggaccctactgagaacagtaaggaggagcaccctactcagaacagtaaggaggagcaccctactgaggACAGTAAGGAGGaggaccctactgagaacagtcaGGAGGAGGACACTACTGAGAACAGtcaggaggagcaccctactgagaacagtcaGGAGGaggaccctactgagaacagtaaggaggagcaccctactgagaacagtaaggaggagcaccctactcagAACTGTAAGGAGGAGCgtcctactgagaacagtaaggaggagcaccctactgagaacagtaaggaggagcaccctactgagaacagtaaggaggagcaccctactgagaacagtaaggaggagcaccctactgaggacagtaaggaggagcaccctactgaggACAGTAAGGAGGaggaccctactgagaacagtaaggaggagcaccctactgaggacagtaaggaggagcaccctactgagaacagtcaGGAGGaggaccctactgagaacagtaaggaggagcaccctactgagaacagtaaggagga taaggaggagcaccctactgagaacagtaaggaggagcaccctactcagAACAGTCAGGAGGAGGACCCTACtcagaacagtaaggaggagcaccctactgagaacagtaaggaggagcaccctactgagaacagtaaggaggagcaccctactcagAACAGtcaggaggagcaccctactgagaacagtaaggaggagcaccctactgagaacagtaaggaggagcaccctactcagAACAGTCAGGAGGAGGACCCTACtcagaacagtaaggaggagcaccctactgagaacagtaaggaggagcaccctactgagaacagtaaggagga taaggaggagcaccctactcagaacagtaaggaggagcaccctactcagaacagtaaggaggaggacCCTACtcagaacagtaaggaggagcaccctactcagaacagtaaggaggagcaccctactcagAACAGtcaggaggagcaccctactcagaacagtaaggaggagcaccctactcagAACAGtcaggaggagcaccctactcagtacagtcaggaggagcaccctactcagAACAGTCAGGGGGAGCACCCTACTCAGTACAGTCAGGAGGAGGACCCTACTCAGAACAGtcaggaggagcaccctactcagtacagtcaggaggagcaccctactgagaacagtaaggaggagcaccctactcagAACAGTCAGGAGGAGCgtcctactgagaacagtaaggaggagcaccctactgagaacagtaaggaggaggaccctactgagaacagtaaggaggagcaccctactgagaacagtaaggaggagcaccctactgagaacagtaaggaggagcaccctactcagAACAGTCAGGAGGAGCGTCCTACtcagaacagtaaggaggagcaccctactgagaacagtaaggaggaggaccctactgagaacagtaaggaggagcaccctactgagaacagtaaggaggagcaccctactgagaacagtaaggaggagcaccctactcagAACAGTCAGGAGGAGCACCCTAccgagaacagtaaggaggaggaccctactgagaacagtaaggaggagcaccctactgagaacagtaaggagga tcaggaggagcaccctactgagaacagtaaggaggagcaccctactgagaacagtcaGGAGGAGCACCccactgagaacagtaaggaggagcaccctactgagaacagtcaggaggagcaccctactgagaacagtaaggaggagcaccctactcagAACAGtcaggaggagcaccctactcagAACAGtcaggaggagcaccctactcagaacagtaaggaggagcaccctactcagAACAGTCAGGAGGaggaccctactgagaacagtcaGGAGGAGGACCCTACtcagaacagtaaggaggagcaccctactcagaacagtaaggaggagcaccctactcagaact GCCAGACAGAGGAGGTTTACAGGCCTGTTAAATAG